One Bremerella sp. JC817 genomic window carries:
- a CDS encoding type II secretion system F family protein, with the protein MFESGTNGVLIIAVAVFGLFAAGIYFLADIFLKDKSRAEDRLDGIKDPYQRSGRGEKGGKTTALGKVLEKASPALAKPLQPTNAKDANALKDKLSHAGFRGETAPTTFLGLKFAGLMLGLLLGGGTFFVLGDFSLFGILKAAIVLGGFFYLPDIGLWYLGKSRKEQIFRGLPDALDLMVVCVEAGLGLDQAMRRVAEEMKKTYRVIAEEFGMCNFQLQMGRARVDVLHELGSRTGVEDLRSLAAILIQADKFGSSIAQALRVQSDAMRTRRRQIAEEKAAKTAVKMIFPLVFFIFPGIFVVLVGPAAITVVREMLPMMAANS; encoded by the coding sequence ATGTTTGAATCTGGAACTAATGGCGTATTGATCATCGCCGTCGCCGTCTTTGGCTTGTTCGCAGCTGGAATCTATTTTCTGGCCGACATTTTCCTCAAAGACAAAAGCCGCGCTGAAGACCGCTTGGACGGGATCAAAGATCCTTACCAACGCAGCGGTCGTGGCGAGAAAGGTGGTAAAACCACCGCGCTGGGTAAGGTCCTGGAAAAGGCCTCGCCTGCGTTGGCCAAGCCACTGCAACCAACCAACGCCAAAGATGCCAACGCGCTGAAAGACAAGCTTTCGCACGCCGGCTTCCGTGGCGAGACCGCTCCAACGACGTTCCTCGGTCTGAAGTTTGCCGGTCTGATGCTCGGCTTGCTCTTGGGTGGTGGTACCTTCTTTGTGCTGGGCGACTTCTCGTTGTTCGGTATCTTGAAGGCAGCGATCGTGCTGGGCGGGTTCTTCTATCTGCCAGACATCGGGCTGTGGTACCTCGGCAAGAGCCGAAAAGAACAGATCTTCCGCGGTCTGCCAGACGCTCTCGACTTGATGGTCGTCTGTGTCGAAGCAGGTCTTGGTCTCGACCAGGCGATGCGTCGCGTGGCGGAAGAAATGAAGAAGACCTATCGCGTCATCGCTGAAGAGTTCGGCATGTGTAACTTCCAGTTGCAGATGGGCCGTGCTCGCGTTGACGTGCTGCACGAACTTGGTTCGCGTACCGGTGTCGAAGACCTGCGATCGCTCGCCGCGATTCTGATTCAGGCCGACAAGTTCGGTTCGAGTATCGCCCAGGCACTTCGCGTGCAGAGCGATGCCATGCGTACCCGTCGCCGTCAGATCGCCGAAGAAAAGGCCGCCAAGACCGCGGTGAAAATGATCTTCCCGCTGGTGTTCTTCATCTTCCCTGGCATCTTCGTGGTGCTGGTCGGACCGGCTGCTATCACGGTGGTCCGCGAGATGCTGCCAATGATGGCTGCCAACTCGTAA
- a CDS encoding CpaF family protein, which translates to MRTAATDPKASNSKQAEFENLKRKIHGKLVDKLDLSKIGELEGEVLRREIRLVVEHLCDTEETLLNRTERERLIEEVLDETFGLGPLELLLKDHGISDILINGPHQIYCEKGGKLELSSVKFRDNEHLLQIIDRIVSKVGRRVDETCPMVDARLPDGSRFNAIIPPLALDGAAVSIRRFGSNPLKLEDLLNYKAFTPEMVMLLEGAIKARLNIIISGGTGSGKTTLLNTLSSFISGAERIVTIEDAAELQLQQEHVVRLETRPPNVEGKGGVTATDLVKNALRMRPERIIIGECRGAETLDMLQAMNTGHEGSMTTIHSNTPRDAISRIETLISMSGFDLPVKAMRQQISSAVDLIIQANRLQGGPRRVTHITEVIGMEQETVVMQDVYRYEQSGIDETGRARGRFISTGVRPNFMERLESAGVRLPASAFRERVMLDD; encoded by the coding sequence ATGCGGACGGCGGCAACGGATCCCAAAGCGAGCAACTCGAAACAAGCGGAATTCGAAAATCTTAAGCGGAAGATCCACGGCAAGCTCGTGGATAAGCTCGACCTGTCCAAGATTGGTGAGCTGGAAGGGGAAGTCCTGCGTCGCGAGATCCGCCTGGTGGTGGAACATCTGTGCGATACGGAAGAAACTCTCCTCAATCGAACCGAACGTGAACGTCTGATTGAAGAAGTTCTCGACGAAACGTTTGGCCTGGGCCCACTCGAGCTTCTGCTGAAGGACCATGGGATCAGCGATATTCTGATCAACGGTCCTCATCAGATCTATTGCGAAAAGGGTGGCAAGCTGGAACTGAGTAGCGTCAAGTTCCGCGACAACGAACACTTGCTGCAAATCATCGACCGTATCGTATCCAAGGTGGGCCGCCGTGTGGACGAAACCTGTCCGATGGTCGATGCCCGCCTGCCAGACGGCTCGCGTTTCAATGCCATCATTCCGCCGTTAGCTCTCGACGGTGCCGCAGTTTCCATTCGTCGTTTTGGCTCGAACCCGCTGAAACTGGAAGACCTGCTGAACTACAAAGCCTTCACGCCTGAAATGGTGATGCTGCTCGAAGGTGCGATCAAAGCCCGCTTGAACATCATCATCTCGGGCGGTACCGGTTCTGGTAAGACGACGCTGCTCAATACACTCTCGAGCTTCATCAGCGGTGCTGAACGTATCGTCACGATCGAAGACGCGGCGGAACTTCAACTGCAACAGGAACACGTTGTCCGCCTCGAAACCCGTCCACCGAACGTGGAAGGGAAGGGTGGCGTGACCGCGACCGACCTGGTGAAGAATGCCCTGCGTATGCGTCCGGAACGAATCATCATCGGTGAGTGTCGTGGTGCCGAAACGCTCGACATGCTTCAGGCCATGAACACCGGTCACGAAGGTTCGATGACCACGATCCACTCCAATACACCACGCGACGCTATCTCGCGTATTGAAACCCTGATTTCGATGTCGGGGTTTGACCTGCCTGTGAAGGCCATGCGTCAGCAGATTTCGAGTGCTGTCGACTTGATCATCCAGGCCAACCGTCTGCAAGGTGGTCCTCGCCGTGTCACGCACATCACCGAAGTGATCGGGATGGAGCAGGAAACGGTCGTGATGCAGGACGTCTATCGATACGAACAATCGGGTATCGACGAAACCGGACGCGCTCGTGGTCGATTCATTTCGACCGGTGTTCGTCCGAACTTCATGGAACGACTGGAATCGGCTGGTGTTCGTCTGCCAGCGAGTGCGTTCCGTGAACGTGTGATGCTTGATGACTAG
- the cpaB gene encoding Flp pilus assembly protein CpaB, whose product MRPKSLILIIIALGCGLVASIGISQVLEQQTAQPVPQVEMENIFVALEDIDINEPIAPEMIKLEPWPADKIPEGAIRELENVEGRRPRSRLFAGEVILEGKLFGSDEDQGASKLIPKGYRVHSIKVTAESAASGLILPGDRVDVLVYLQVVNQLDKNRTKRQMTRTILTNCRVFAVNEQIHRETDAQGNSINAKTVSLLVTPKQVEILVLAGQLGKLSLSLRPPDETPDDVAATTDDATIAELLDITENADPDMNNNAPPQPQNKMTQSGSQPSSGGGFLDFLKNAEQKFSKTATSAATAVEDEVEWSMDLLSPDGVRRFEWGHADELPQEVAPGSMTSRQQTMPTSTNTPSAGSNTPSFPPGTTGQTPMGSNADTNKTPVDDANTSTDDSMPAGSDSNFGQDDA is encoded by the coding sequence ATCGGCATCAGCCAGGTACTCGAGCAGCAGACCGCCCAGCCGGTACCTCAGGTCGAAATGGAGAACATCTTCGTCGCCCTCGAGGACATCGACATCAACGAGCCAATCGCTCCGGAGATGATCAAGCTGGAACCGTGGCCTGCGGACAAGATTCCGGAAGGGGCTATTCGCGAGCTGGAAAACGTCGAAGGACGTCGACCACGTTCGCGACTGTTCGCCGGCGAAGTGATCCTGGAAGGCAAGCTGTTTGGGTCGGACGAAGACCAGGGTGCCTCGAAGCTGATTCCGAAGGGTTACCGAGTTCACTCGATCAAGGTGACTGCGGAAAGTGCCGCTTCGGGTCTGATTTTGCCTGGCGACCGTGTCGACGTGCTGGTTTACCTGCAAGTCGTCAACCAGCTCGACAAGAACCGTACAAAACGTCAGATGACCCGCACCATTCTGACCAACTGCCGCGTCTTCGCGGTGAACGAACAGATTCATCGCGAAACCGATGCCCAGGGCAATTCGATCAACGCCAAGACGGTGTCGCTGCTGGTGACACCGAAGCAGGTCGAGATCCTGGTGCTCGCCGGACAGCTCGGCAAGCTCAGCTTGTCGCTCCGTCCGCCAGATGAAACGCCAGATGACGTTGCGGCGACGACCGACGACGCGACGATCGCGGAACTTTTGGATATTACCGAAAACGCTGACCCGGACATGAACAACAATGCTCCGCCGCAGCCACAGAACAAAATGACCCAAAGCGGCAGCCAGCCGTCGTCGGGTGGTGGTTTCCTCGATTTCCTGAAGAACGCTGAACAGAAGTTTTCCAAAACAGCGACCTCGGCAGCCACAGCAGTGGAAGACGAAGTCGAATGGTCGATGGACCTGCTCAGCCCAGATGGCGTGCGACGATTTGAGTGGGGACATGCCGACGAGCTGCCCCAGGAAGTGGCTCCTGGTTCGATGACATCGCGTCAGCAGACCATGCCAACTTCGACCAACACACCATCGGCTGGAAGCAACACGCCCAGCTTTCCTCCAGGAACGACCGGACAAACCCCCATGGGATCGAACGCTGACACTAACAAGACGCCAGTCGACGATGCCAACACGTCAACCGACGACTCCATGCCAGCGGGGTCGGATTCAAATTTTGGACAGGACGACGCCTAA
- a CDS encoding pilus assembly protein N-terminal domain-containing protein translates to MITKYRFARQLVTTAAMIALTAWCGAVQAQNEAPGVNFQVAAPNQRLEMIVNSSRIFTLDNKIPKAQVNNPDLLRLTPLAPNKIQVSALKPGVTQVNLWADDGSIFTVDVVVIGDGRELQMLLESEFPNATIKVRPLASSVVLSGFVDRPDAISRIVEMAQDYYPKVINNITVGGVQQVMLKVKVYEVSRTKLRTVGFDFAAFSGNDFVVSSVSGIINSVTQSSQTIATTGADTVTFGVVGNNTAFFGFIEALRQNNLAKLLSEPTLNAMSGRPASFLSGGEVPIQVSSGLGTTSIEFKEFGTRVDVVPIVLGNGNIRLEVRPLVSEVDSSVSVNGTPGFRTRWVDTAVEMQAGQTFALAGLIQDKIETENRGIPYLADIPWAGAAFRRVQDRRNEVELLFVVTPELVAPLNADEEPCEKPGTASGPLNDTELYWRGYMEVPNCVPGGAYGGGMIGPSGPSIIEGEVIEQGAPLMEVPTPAMNQGPAFETSTEMKGVHTPSGPRMQPVSIQTNPGVRPSSVQKPAPVASSGPMPAMIGPSGYDTLDF, encoded by the coding sequence ATGATTACCAAGTACCGCTTCGCGCGACAACTTGTCACGACTGCAGCTATGATCGCGCTGACCGCCTGGTGCGGAGCCGTTCAAGCTCAAAACGAGGCCCCAGGCGTCAACTTCCAGGTAGCCGCACCGAATCAGCGGTTGGAGATGATCGTCAATTCGAGCCGCATCTTTACCCTGGACAACAAGATTCCGAAGGCTCAGGTCAACAACCCTGACCTCCTTCGGTTGACGCCGTTGGCCCCCAACAAAATTCAGGTCTCGGCCCTGAAGCCGGGTGTTACCCAGGTCAATCTGTGGGCCGATGACGGCAGCATCTTCACGGTCGACGTCGTCGTCATTGGCGACGGTCGCGAACTACAGATGCTTCTGGAAAGCGAATTCCCGAACGCCACCATTAAGGTTCGTCCCCTGGCGAGCAGCGTGGTGCTGTCTGGTTTCGTCGATCGCCCAGACGCGATCAGCCGCATCGTGGAAATGGCTCAAGACTACTACCCGAAAGTGATCAACAACATCACGGTCGGTGGTGTCCAGCAGGTCATGCTGAAGGTGAAGGTCTACGAAGTCTCGCGTACCAAGCTGCGTACGGTTGGCTTTGACTTCGCAGCCTTCAGCGGCAACGACTTCGTTGTCTCGAGCGTCAGCGGTATCATCAACAGCGTCACCCAGTCGAGCCAGACGATCGCCACGACGGGTGCCGACACGGTTACCTTCGGTGTGGTGGGCAACAACACGGCATTCTTCGGATTCATCGAAGCTCTGCGTCAGAACAACCTGGCCAAGTTGCTTTCGGAACCAACTTTGAACGCCATGAGCGGTCGTCCTGCCAGCTTCCTGTCTGGTGGTGAAGTTCCGATCCAGGTTTCGTCCGGTCTCGGTACCACGTCGATCGAATTCAAAGAGTTCGGTACCCGCGTCGACGTTGTGCCAATCGTCCTGGGCAACGGCAACATCCGCCTGGAAGTTCGCCCACTGGTCAGCGAAGTCGACTCCAGCGTTTCGGTCAACGGCACGCCAGGTTTCCGTACTCGCTGGGTCGATACGGCCGTCGAAATGCAGGCAGGTCAAACGTTCGCTCTGGCTGGTCTGATCCAGGACAAGATCGAAACGGAAAACCGCGGTATTCCTTACCTGGCTGACATTCCTTGGGCTGGTGCCGCTTTCCGTCGCGTCCAAGACCGACGCAACGAAGTGGAACTGTTGTTCGTGGTCACGCCAGAACTGGTTGCTCCGCTGAACGCCGACGAAGAGCCATGCGAAAAGCCTGGTACCGCTTCCGGTCCGCTCAATGATACCGAGCTGTACTGGCGAGGTTACATGGAAGTGCCGAACTGCGTCCCAGGCGGTGCTTACGGCGGTGGCATGATCGGTCCAAGCGGTCCTTCGATCATCGAAGGGGAAGTCATCGAACAGGGTGCTCCTCTGATGGAAGTTCCAACGCCGGCCATGAATCAAGGCCCAGCCTTTGAAACCAGCACCGAGATGAAGGGCGTGCATACCCCTTCTGGGCCGCGAATGCAGCCCGTCTCGATTCAAACCAATCCCGGCGTCCGCCCCTCGTCGGTACAAAAGCCTGCTCCGGTCGCTTCTTCGGGACCAATGCCGGCCATGATCGGACCTTCGGGCTACGATACGCTCGATTTTTAA
- a CDS encoding tetratricopeptide repeat protein yields MQNLTLKRAFVQYSRELICTGLAIQGLLLAPIVLDAADRPKPINQMKAVAASNSESSELRLIQFTGEKEESGGISSAFKKAGDSISGFFSSEPREPSADDDPIRLSNMPSEIGADVYLSGARMMENSGNFEGAERQYKLCLEKFPSNRLALVSYARLLHRNQRLKDALVMYQKAEKEHPKDAVVQNDLGLCLARMGQKDDAMAHFHKATTLAPEDPRYRNNLAMVLVDAGRTDEALSQLVYAHGKSAGHYNLGYLLFRKGDQQGAAQQFQAALQIDPKLKQAEDMLARIQNASQMPAAVPARGPQQSPNTMFISDQPMNRTSPVSTPNESSKIPPAPELEPPRLLPPVN; encoded by the coding sequence ATGCAAAACCTGACCCTAAAACGCGCATTCGTCCAATACAGCCGCGAACTGATCTGCACCGGCCTGGCCATCCAGGGCTTGCTTCTGGCACCAATCGTGCTGGATGCTGCCGATCGGCCAAAGCCCATCAACCAGATGAAGGCTGTCGCGGCGAGCAACTCGGAATCGAGTGAGCTCCGTCTGATTCAATTCACGGGCGAAAAAGAAGAAAGTGGTGGGATCAGCTCTGCTTTCAAGAAGGCAGGAGATTCGATCTCCGGTTTCTTCAGCTCTGAGCCACGGGAGCCAAGCGCAGACGACGATCCGATTCGTCTGTCCAACATGCCTTCGGAAATTGGTGCCGACGTCTATCTCAGCGGTGCCCGCATGATGGAAAACTCGGGCAACTTTGAAGGAGCTGAACGCCAGTACAAGCTTTGTCTGGAAAAGTTCCCCAGCAATCGCCTGGCACTGGTGAGCTATGCTCGCCTGCTGCATCGCAACCAGCGATTGAAGGACGCCCTGGTGATGTACCAGAAGGCCGAAAAAGAGCATCCGAAAGACGCCGTCGTTCAGAACGACCTTGGGCTGTGCCTGGCACGCATGGGGCAAAAGGACGACGCGATGGCTCACTTCCATAAAGCGACCACGCTCGCTCCGGAAGATCCTCGGTATCGCAACAACCTGGCAATGGTGCTGGTCGATGCGGGCCGAACCGATGAAGCGTTGTCGCAGTTGGTGTATGCCCATGGCAAATCGGCTGGGCACTACAACTTGGGTTATTTGTTGTTCCGCAAGGGAGATCAACAGGGAGCCGCTCAGCAGTTTCAAGCCGCCCTGCAGATCGACCCAAAGCTGAAGCAGGCCGAAGATATGCTGGCCCGGATTCAAAATGCTTCGCAGATGCCAGCCGCTGTCCCGGCTCGGGGGCCTCAGCAATCGCCGAACACGATGTTCATCAGCGATCAGCCGATGAATCGGACGTCGCCGGTTTCGACGCCTAACGAATCTTCGAAGATTCCACCGGCTCCGGAATTGGAACCACCTCGCTTGTTGCCACCAGTGAACTAG
- a CDS encoding type II secretion system F family protein: MLTLVVLITVFVGVATLVGAVAILFRGDSNPDIENRLEILTGKSKNEPGKGEQQGGILSRNVDADSGALEEYIARYINLRLLLDQAAMDTSVSNFIMLTAGLAGGAAVIPFLLGMPFYVGPVLAVICAAIPFLYVWWVRNKRLNKFGQQLPDALELIARALRAGHSLGAGFHLVSEEMLDPIGGEFRKVFESQNLGVPLEEAILDMTDRVPNLDLKFFGTAVILQRQTGGDLAEILDKIGRLVRQRMELFGQIQALTGEGRISGIVLLGMPPALFAVMWYLNANYVMTLFTDPLGQKMLAGAIVMQLIGAWVIQKIIDIKV, encoded by the coding sequence ATGTTGACGCTAGTAGTACTCATTACGGTATTCGTAGGTGTTGCCACCCTGGTAGGCGCCGTAGCGATTCTGTTTCGTGGAGACTCGAATCCCGATATCGAGAATCGTCTCGAAATCCTGACCGGCAAAAGCAAAAACGAGCCGGGCAAAGGAGAGCAGCAGGGAGGCATCCTCAGCCGCAATGTCGACGCAGATAGTGGTGCTCTGGAAGAGTACATCGCACGTTACATCAATCTGCGATTGTTGCTCGATCAGGCCGCCATGGATACGTCGGTCTCGAACTTCATCATGCTGACTGCCGGCCTGGCAGGCGGTGCCGCGGTGATCCCATTTTTGCTGGGAATGCCATTTTACGTTGGACCTGTCCTGGCGGTCATCTGTGCGGCGATTCCGTTTCTCTATGTCTGGTGGGTTCGCAACAAGCGACTCAATAAGTTTGGTCAGCAATTGCCGGACGCCCTGGAATTGATCGCACGTGCTTTGCGTGCGGGTCATAGTCTGGGTGCTGGTTTTCACCTGGTGAGCGAAGAAATGCTCGATCCGATCGGCGGCGAGTTCCGCAAGGTGTTCGAGTCGCAGAACCTGGGTGTGCCGCTGGAAGAAGCGATCCTCGATATGACCGATCGCGTCCCGAACCTCGACCTTAAGTTCTTCGGTACCGCCGTGATTCTGCAACGACAGACGGGTGGTGACCTCGCCGAAATTCTCGACAAGATTGGCCGACTGGTGCGTCAGCGCATGGAATTGTTCGGTCAGATTCAGGCCCTCACCGGGGAAGGCCGTATCTCGGGTATCGTGCTGTTGGGTATGCCTCCAGCATTGTTCGCCGTGATGTGGTACCTGAATGCCAACTACGTGATGACGCTGTTCACCGACCCTCTGGGCCAGAAGATGTTGGCCGGTGCGATTGTCATGCAGTTGATTGGGGCCTGGGTGATTCAAAAGATTATCGATATCAAGGTGTAA
- a CDS encoding AAA family ATPase produces the protein MSNVLRVALVDPKDSSRESLKSTLLGMDIVWLEAECSRYEFFADVVGQTNPDIGIVAIDSDPEKAIRLIREVNESTPECSILVISGSTDGQLILKAMRAGAKEFLTQPLVIEDLVSALERIGHHRFGKGDSKSRGCKVITVCGATGGVGSTSLAVNLGCILAAQEQNNVALIDLDLALGDSDVFLDTIPDYTLLDVAQNIKRLDFNLLKRSLTRHSSGLYLLPRPVQLQEEAPISPDDLSRVIGLMKATFTHLIIDTSKAYSALDMLAMKEANVNLMTIQLDLPCLRNVVRLMMSFSEIDGLKEKTRVIVNRVGLDNGEISLKKAQETIGSEIYWQIPNEYRIMVEVRNNGVPLIEQAPRAGITQALVGLAEALSGDGSKKNAGGKSGLGRWFGFLSSKADKAGKAEESEASADA, from the coding sequence ATGAGCAATGTATTACGAGTCGCCCTGGTCGATCCGAAAGACTCATCGCGAGAATCGTTAAAATCGACACTGCTAGGCATGGACATTGTCTGGCTGGAAGCGGAGTGCTCGCGATACGAGTTCTTCGCTGATGTCGTTGGTCAGACCAACCCAGACATCGGCATCGTCGCGATTGACTCCGATCCAGAAAAGGCGATTCGCCTGATTCGTGAAGTCAACGAGAGCACGCCTGAATGCAGCATCCTGGTCATCAGTGGTTCGACCGATGGTCAGTTGATCCTCAAAGCGATGCGGGCAGGTGCCAAAGAATTTCTAACCCAACCGCTGGTGATCGAAGACCTGGTCAGCGCTCTGGAGCGTATCGGTCATCATCGCTTCGGCAAAGGGGACTCGAAGAGCCGCGGCTGCAAGGTGATCACCGTCTGCGGTGCGACCGGTGGTGTTGGTTCGACCAGCCTCGCGGTCAATCTCGGATGCATTCTGGCCGCCCAAGAACAAAACAACGTCGCGCTGATCGACCTCGATCTGGCGCTGGGAGACAGCGATGTCTTCCTCGATACGATTCCTGATTACACCCTGCTGGACGTTGCCCAGAACATCAAGCGTCTCGACTTCAATCTGTTGAAGCGGTCGCTGACGCGGCACAGCAGTGGCTTGTATCTGCTTCCTCGCCCGGTTCAATTGCAGGAAGAAGCTCCGATTAGCCCGGACGACTTGTCCCGCGTGATCGGTTTGATGAAGGCGACCTTCACGCACTTGATCATCGATACGTCGAAGGCATACTCGGCGCTCGACATGCTGGCGATGAAAGAAGCAAACGTCAACCTGATGACGATTCAGCTCGACTTGCCATGTTTGCGTAACGTGGTGCGTCTGATGATGAGCTTCAGCGAGATCGACGGGCTGAAAGAAAAGACCCGCGTGATCGTGAATCGCGTCGGCCTCGACAACGGCGAGATCAGCCTGAAGAAAGCTCAGGAAACGATCGGCAGCGAGATCTATTGGCAGATCCCGAACGAATACCGAATCATGGTCGAAGTTCGTAACAACGGCGTTCCGTTGATCGAACAGGCCCCACGCGCCGGCATCACGCAAGCCCTGGTCGGTTTGGCCGAAGCACTCTCGGGCGATGGCTCGAAGAAGAATGCCGGCGGCAAGTCAGGCTTGGGACGCTGGTTTGGCTTCTTGTCGTCAAAGGCAGACAAGGCCGGAAAAGCCGAAGAATCGGAAGCATCGGCGGACGCTTAA